Proteins encoded by one window of Cylindrospermum stagnale PCC 7417:
- the groES gene encoding co-chaperone GroES yields the protein MAKISLSVSTVKPLGERVLLKVSESEDKTPGGIFLPDTAKEKPQIGSVVAVGSGKRNEDGSRQAIDLQVGERVLYSKYAGTEIKLGDEDYVLLGEKDILATLA from the coding sequence ATGGCAAAAATATCTCTCAGCGTTTCCACCGTTAAACCATTAGGCGAAAGGGTTTTGCTTAAGGTGAGTGAATCAGAAGATAAAACACCTGGAGGAATTTTTCTACCTGACACCGCCAAAGAAAAACCCCAAATTGGCTCCGTTGTAGCTGTAGGCTCCGGTAAGCGGAATGAGGATGGCTCACGTCAGGCGATTGATCTTCAGGTGGGCGAGAGAGTTCTCTATTCCAAATATGCGGGGACGGAAATCAAACTTGGTGATGAAGATTACGTTCTGTTGGGTGAAAAAGATATTTTGGCAACCCTGGCATAG
- the groL gene encoding chaperonin GroEL (60 kDa chaperone family; promotes refolding of misfolded polypeptides especially under stressful conditions; forms two stacked rings of heptamers to form a barrel-shaped 14mer; ends can be capped by GroES; misfolded proteins enter the barrel where they are refolded when GroES binds), whose amino-acid sequence MSKQIIYNEDARRALQKGMDILSESLAVTLGPKGRNVVLEKKFGAPQIVNDGITIAKEIELEGHVENTGVALIRQAASKTNDVAGDGTTTAVVLAHAMVREGLRNVAAGANAIALKHGIDKATQLLVEKIAEHSRPLKDALAIAQVAAIAAGNDEEVGQMIASAMEKVGQSGVITLEEGKSMTTELEITEGMRFDKGYISPYFVTDPERMEAILEEPYILLTDKKITLVQEIVSVLEQVARSGKPLLIIAEDIEKEALATLVVNRLRGVLNVAAVKAPGFGDRRKAMLEDMAILTNGALITEEAGLKLENTQLDMLGTARRVTITKENTTIVAEGNEQAVKARCEQIRRQMAETESTYDKEKLQERLAKLAGGVAVVKVGAATETEMKDKKLRLEDAINATKAAVEEGIVPGGGTTLVHLSPQLEEWAKQHLSGEELIGANIVSRAIYAPLKRIADNAGQNGALIAEWVKEKPFDVGYNAVTNEFIDMFTAGIVDPAKVTRSALQNAASIAGMVLTTECIVVDQPEPKTKTAVGAGTGEEFDY is encoded by the coding sequence ATGTCCAAACAAATCATTTATAATGAGGACGCTCGTCGTGCTTTGCAAAAGGGTATGGACATTTTGTCCGAATCCCTAGCTGTTACTCTTGGTCCCAAAGGTCGTAACGTAGTTTTAGAGAAAAAGTTTGGTGCTCCGCAGATTGTTAATGATGGAATCACCATAGCCAAAGAAATTGAATTAGAAGGGCATGTGGAAAACACAGGGGTAGCTCTCATTCGTCAAGCTGCTTCTAAGACGAATGATGTTGCTGGTGATGGAACTACAACTGCTGTGGTTTTAGCTCACGCGATGGTGCGAGAAGGTCTGCGGAACGTGGCCGCAGGGGCGAATGCTATCGCCCTGAAGCACGGGATTGACAAAGCTACTCAATTACTTGTCGAAAAAATTGCTGAACACTCCCGACCGCTGAAAGACGCATTAGCGATCGCACAAGTCGCAGCGATCGCCGCCGGTAACGATGAAGAAGTCGGACAGATGATTGCTAGTGCGATGGAAAAAGTGGGACAGTCCGGGGTAATTACCCTAGAAGAAGGGAAGTCAATGACCACCGAACTAGAAATTACTGAAGGGATGCGCTTTGATAAAGGTTACATCTCTCCCTACTTCGTCACCGATCCAGAACGAATGGAGGCAATATTAGAAGAACCATACATTTTGCTCACCGACAAAAAAATTACTCTCGTACAGGAAATAGTCTCAGTGCTGGAGCAAGTAGCGCGTTCTGGTAAGCCACTGTTGATTATTGCCGAAGACATTGAAAAAGAAGCCCTAGCAACTCTTGTTGTCAACCGCCTACGGGGTGTACTCAATGTCGCCGCTGTGAAAGCGCCTGGTTTTGGCGATCGCCGTAAAGCGATGTTGGAAGATATGGCCATCCTGACTAATGGTGCATTAATTACCGAAGAAGCCGGTCTCAAGCTAGAAAATACCCAATTAGATATGTTGGGTACAGCTAGACGCGTCACGATTACGAAAGAAAACACAACCATTGTGGCTGAAGGTAACGAACAAGCTGTCAAGGCTCGTTGTGAACAAATCCGCCGTCAAATGGCAGAAACTGAGTCTACCTATGACAAAGAAAAGCTGCAAGAGCGTTTAGCAAAATTGGCTGGTGGTGTCGCTGTAGTTAAGGTGGGTGCAGCCACAGAAACCGAAATGAAGGATAAAAAACTGCGCCTAGAAGATGCCATCAACGCCACTAAGGCAGCGGTAGAAGAAGGAATTGTGCCTGGCGGTGGTACGACTCTAGTACACCTATCCCCACAACTGGAGGAATGGGCAAAGCAACACCTGAGCGGTGAAGAGCTTATCGGGGCAAATATTGTCTCCCGTGCTATTTATGCGCCTCTGAAGCGGATTGCTGATAATGCTGGACAGAATGGGGCGCTGATTGCTGAATGGGTGAAGGAGAAGCCATTTGATGTCGGCTATAACGCCGTAACAAATGAGTTTATCGATATGTTTACCGCTGGGATTGTCGATCCTGCCAAAGTCACTCGTTCGGCTTTACAAAATGCAGCTTCGATTGCTGGGATGGTATTGACTACCGAGTGCATCGTTGTCGATCAGCCTGAGCCAAAGACCAAGACGGCGGTTGGAGCAGGCACAGGCGAAGAGTTTGACTACTAA
- a CDS encoding CsbD family protein, translated as MSIENRIKATAKNIEGKVQEAVGEITGDPAAKEEGQVKQAEAQVLHTVENLKDQVKQIID; from the coding sequence ATGAGTATAGAAAATCGGATTAAGGCAACTGCTAAAAATATTGAAGGTAAAGTTCAAGAAGCAGTGGGAGAAATTACCGGAGACCCCGCAGCTAAAGAAGAAGGCCAGGTGAAACAAGCAGAAGCACAAGTACTTCACACTGTTGAAAATCTCAAAGATCAAGTCAAACAAATTATTGACTAA
- the dnaK gene encoding molecular chaperone DnaK: MAKVVGIDLGTTNSCVAVMEGGQPLVIANLEGQRITPSVVAYTKAGERLVGQIARRQAVMNPENTFYSVKRFIGRKFEEVTHEATEVTYKILRDSNGNVKLDCPAAKKQFAPEEISAQVLRKLVDDASKYLGEKVTQAVITVPAYFNDSQRQATKDAGKIAGLDVLRIINEPTAAALAYGLDKKHNETILVFDLGGGTFDVSILEVGDGVFEVKSTSGDTHLGGDDFDKKIVDWLSSEFLRNEGIDLRKDKQALQRLTEAAEKAKIELSSATQANINLPFITATQEGPKHLDVTLTRGKFEEMTSDLLDRCRKPVQQALQDAKLSNAELDEVVLVGGSTRIPAVQELVQRITNKEPCLGVNPDEVVAVGAAIQAGVLSGEVKDILLLDVTPLSLGVETLGGVMTKIIPRNTTIPVKKSEIFSTAADGQTNVEIHVLQGERELSADNKSLGNFRLDGIPPAPRGVPQIEVTFDIDANGILSVTARDRATNKQQSISITGASTLDKRDVERMVRDAEAHSAEDKRRREQIDAKNIGDSLAYQAEKQLRDLGDQVSADDRDRVEKLVQDLRTAINQDNFDRIKSLTAELQQALMQVGSAVYAKAASPNGNGQKGDGQGAGSDRAEDVIDADFVDSK; this comes from the coding sequence ATGGCAAAAGTAGTTGGAATTGATTTAGGAACAACAAACTCTTGTGTTGCCGTCATGGAAGGAGGGCAACCCCTGGTAATAGCTAACTTGGAGGGGCAGCGCATCACTCCCTCGGTTGTAGCTTATACCAAAGCTGGCGAACGCTTGGTAGGTCAAATAGCCAGACGCCAAGCAGTGATGAACCCAGAAAATACCTTTTATTCTGTTAAACGCTTCATTGGGCGCAAATTTGAAGAAGTCACCCACGAAGCTACAGAAGTTACTTACAAAATTCTCCGCGATAGTAACGGCAATGTCAAACTCGACTGTCCCGCAGCCAAAAAACAATTTGCACCAGAGGAAATTTCTGCCCAAGTATTGAGAAAATTAGTTGATGATGCTAGCAAATATTTAGGCGAAAAAGTTACCCAAGCAGTGATTACCGTTCCAGCTTACTTCAACGACTCCCAGCGACAAGCTACCAAAGACGCTGGAAAAATTGCTGGTTTGGATGTCCTCCGCATCATCAACGAACCAACAGCAGCAGCCCTCGCTTACGGTTTAGATAAAAAGCACAATGAAACCATCTTAGTGTTTGACCTTGGCGGTGGTACTTTTGACGTTTCTATTTTGGAAGTGGGTGATGGTGTCTTTGAAGTCAAATCTACCAGCGGTGACACCCATTTAGGTGGTGATGACTTCGATAAAAAGATTGTCGATTGGCTGTCGTCGGAGTTTTTGCGAAACGAAGGTATTGATTTACGTAAAGACAAGCAAGCTTTACAAAGACTGACCGAAGCAGCAGAAAAAGCGAAAATCGAACTTTCGAGTGCTACTCAAGCCAATATCAATCTCCCCTTTATCACCGCTACTCAAGAAGGTCCAAAACACTTGGATGTGACGCTGACGCGGGGTAAATTTGAGGAGATGACCTCGGATCTTTTAGACCGCTGCCGCAAGCCAGTACAACAAGCATTACAAGACGCCAAACTCAGTAACGCAGAATTGGATGAAGTGGTGCTGGTGGGGGGTTCGACTCGCATTCCCGCCGTGCAAGAATTGGTACAGCGAATCACGAATAAAGAACCATGTCTGGGGGTTAACCCTGATGAAGTTGTGGCTGTGGGGGCGGCGATTCAAGCGGGTGTGTTGTCTGGTGAAGTGAAAGATATTTTGCTGTTGGATGTTACTCCCTTGTCTTTGGGTGTGGAAACTCTTGGGGGTGTAATGACCAAGATTATTCCGCGCAACACAACTATCCCGGTGAAAAAATCGGAAATCTTCTCGACAGCGGCGGATGGTCAAACTAATGTAGAGATTCACGTTCTCCAAGGTGAGAGGGAATTGTCCGCAGATAACAAGAGTTTGGGTAATTTCCGCCTTGATGGTATTCCCCCAGCACCTAGGGGTGTACCACAAATCGAAGTCACTTTTGATATTGATGCTAATGGTATTCTGTCGGTAACCGCTAGAGACCGGGCGACAAATAAACAGCAGTCGATTTCGATTACAGGGGCTTCGACTTTAGATAAGCGGGATGTAGAACGCATGGTGCGGGATGCTGAAGCCCACTCAGCGGAAGATAAAAGACGCCGTGAGCAAATTGACGCCAAGAATATTGGCGATTCCTTGGCTTATCAGGCTGAGAAACAACTCCGAGACTTGGGTGATCAGGTGAGTGCAGACGATCGCGATCGCGTTGAAAAGCTAGTACAAGATTTACGGACAGCGATTAACCAAGATAACTTTGATCGCATTAAGTCCCTGACGGCTGAGTTACAGCAAGCCTTAATGCAAGTCGGTAGTGCAGTCTACGCCAAAGCGGCAAGCCCTAACGGTAATGGGCAAAAAGGCGATGGACAAGGTGCTGGAAGCGATCGCGCTGAAGATGTAATTGATGCCGATTTTGTCGACAGCAAGTGA
- a CDS encoding cobalamin-binding protein codes for MTDSGVRIVSLIPSATEILANLGLIDAIVGRSHECDYPPEVQHLPVCTQARLDSKAPSSDIHADVNNLLQSALSIYQIKTDVLERLQPTHILTQDQCDVCAVSLKEVEKAVATLTHSSPQIISLQPNILSDVWADVERVGNVFGVDSVKVLENLEARVKICQQKIQGLSLAEIPKVVCIEWTDPLMTAANWIPELVNLAGGQTIFSIAGKPSCQLQRETLIASNPDVIIFMPCGFDLNRTRQEAKILTQLPEWQKLHATQTGRVFVADGNAYFNRPGPRLVDSLEILAEILHPEIFDYGYKGVGWEPM; via the coding sequence ATGACAGACAGCGGTGTGAGAATAGTCTCTTTGATTCCTAGTGCAACCGAGATTTTAGCGAATCTGGGGTTGATTGATGCTATCGTTGGGCGATCGCATGAATGTGACTATCCCCCCGAAGTCCAACATCTGCCGGTTTGTACCCAAGCCCGCTTAGACAGCAAAGCACCTAGCAGTGATATTCACGCTGATGTAAACAATTTGTTGCAATCTGCCCTGAGTATTTATCAAATCAAAACAGATGTTTTAGAACGATTGCAGCCTACCCACATTCTGACTCAAGACCAGTGTGATGTCTGTGCAGTCAGTTTAAAAGAAGTTGAAAAGGCTGTAGCTACCCTCACCCACTCCTCACCCCAGATTATTTCCTTACAACCCAATATTCTCTCGGATGTTTGGGCTGATGTTGAGCGAGTCGGCAACGTCTTCGGGGTAGACTCAGTAAAAGTGCTAGAAAACTTAGAAGCCCGCGTTAAAATTTGTCAGCAAAAAATCCAAGGACTTTCTTTAGCAGAAATTCCCAAAGTCGTTTGCATCGAGTGGACTGATCCTTTAATGACTGCTGCAAACTGGATTCCCGAATTAGTTAACTTGGCAGGTGGACAGACAATATTTAGCATTGCAGGTAAGCCATCTTGTCAATTACAGAGGGAAACATTGATCGCCAGTAATCCAGATGTGATTATTTTTATGCCCTGCGGTTTTGATTTAAATCGCACTCGCCAGGAAGCCAAGATATTAACTCAACTTCCAGAGTGGCAAAAACTCCACGCCACCCAAACTGGTAGAGTTTTCGTAGCTGATGGCAATGCTTACTTTAACCGTCCAGGTCCACGACTGGTAGATTCTTTGGAAATTTTGGCGGAAATTTTGCATCCCGAAATTTTTGACTATGGCTACAAAGGCGTCGGCTGGGAACCAATGTGA
- a CDS encoding protealysin inhibitor emfourin: MRISFERTGGFAGISKITTVDTATLPPQEADVLPRLVEVANFFKLPELITNPNPQSDRFQYKLTVEDHGQQHTVTVGEAALPGTLRPLIEWLNNIARRPV, encoded by the coding sequence ATGCGAATTTCCTTTGAACGCACGGGCGGCTTTGCTGGGATAAGTAAGATTACAACCGTTGACACGGCTACTCTCCCGCCACAGGAAGCCGATGTACTGCCCCGACTGGTGGAAGTTGCCAATTTCTTTAAGCTACCAGAATTAATTACGAACCCTAATCCCCAAAGCGATCGCTTTCAATATAAGTTAACTGTGGAAGATCATGGGCAGCAGCACACAGTCACCGTTGGTGAGGCAGCATTACCAGGCACTTTAAGACCGTTGATTGAATGGCTGAATAACATTGCCCGTCGTCCCGTTTAA
- a CDS encoding DUF4351 domain-containing protein, whose product MSFDNVCKILAEKYPLDFARWLLTEEPRNIAVLKTELSIEPIRADFVTFLQTENRILHIEFQTGAMSKTPIPLRMLDYSVRLIRQYKVPVTQVVIFLQETTNEIAFTEEYLNETTTHRYRVIRMWEQDSDLFLDNPALLPLAPLTQTNSPQSLLSQVSQNVARISDRETKQDIAAYTEILAGLRFDKDLIRQLLSEEIMQESVIYQDILQKGEQRGEQRGEQRTIIRQLNRRFGEIDSLLIDKIRMLSLEKLDDLAEALLDFSEIGDLVTWLNQSSD is encoded by the coding sequence GTGAGTTTCGACAACGTTTGTAAAATATTAGCTGAAAAGTATCCACTTGATTTTGCGCGTTGGTTGCTAACTGAGGAACCGCGAAACATCGCAGTATTAAAAACCGAATTAAGTATCGAACCAATTCGCGCTGATTTTGTCACCTTCTTACAAACTGAAAATCGGATTTTACACATTGAATTTCAAACCGGAGCAATGTCTAAAACTCCTATTCCTTTGCGGATGTTGGATTATTCGGTGAGGTTGATACGTCAATATAAAGTTCCCGTAACTCAAGTAGTGATTTTCTTACAAGAAACAACTAACGAAATCGCCTTTACCGAAGAATATCTTAATGAGACAACAACTCACCGCTATCGCGTCATTCGGATGTGGGAACAAGATTCAGACTTATTTCTCGATAATCCGGCATTATTGCCCTTGGCACCATTAACGCAAACAAATTCACCCCAGAGCTTATTATCGCAGGTTTCCCAGAATGTTGCTAGAATTTCGGATAGAGAGACTAAACAGGATATTGCCGCTTACACAGAGATTTTAGCAGGCTTGCGGTTTGATAAAGACTTAATTCGTCAATTGTTAAGCGAGGAAATTATGCAAGAATCAGTAATTTATCAGGATATTTTGCAGAAGGGTGAGCAACGTGGTGAGCAACGGGGGGAGCAACGTACAATTATCCGCCAGCTTAATCGCCGTTTTGGTGAAATAGATTCTTTATTGATTGATAAAATTAGAATGCTATCACTTGAAAAGTTAGATGATTTAGCAGAAGCATTACTAGACTTTTCAGAAATAGGTGATTTAGTAACTTGGTTAAATCAATCAAGTGATTAA
- a CDS encoding Hsp20/alpha crystallin family protein: MALIRWDPFREIERLDPFRDAERSDPFRDVSSLQRQINRLFDRLIPTDGGERAGFNFIPAAELEETEEALNLRLEVPGLEPKDINVEVTPESVVISGERKTESRTKENGVTRSEFRYGKFQRIIPLPSLVQNDKVHAEYQNGILRLNLPKAESERHKAVKVNLG, encoded by the coding sequence ATGGCACTAATTCGTTGGGACCCGTTCCGGGAAATTGAACGCTTAGACCCATTCCGCGACGCTGAACGCTCAGACCCATTCCGCGACGTTAGCAGTCTACAACGGCAAATAAATCGCTTGTTTGACAGGTTGATACCAACTGATGGTGGAGAAAGGGCTGGATTCAACTTCATCCCTGCTGCTGAACTCGAAGAAACCGAAGAAGCACTGAACCTGAGGCTAGAAGTACCCGGTCTAGAACCAAAAGATATCAATGTAGAAGTGACTCCCGAATCAGTTGTGATTAGCGGTGAGCGGAAGACGGAAAGTAGAACCAAAGAAAATGGCGTTACTCGGTCTGAGTTTCGTTATGGCAAATTCCAGCGGATAATTCCTTTACCTTCTCTAGTTCAAAACGACAAAGTGCACGCCGAATATCAAAATGGTATTCTCCGCCTGAACTTGCCGAAAGCCGAATCTGAAAGACACAAAGCTGTCAAAGTTAATCTCGGTTAA
- a CDS encoding FGGY-family carbohydrate kinase, producing the protein MPKGLKKRNSRSSIYFFWRWRNRMSARGAVFGITASVQPQHLVRAVLSAIAYQVLEVVQAINASSSTPMGRLIVDGGACESNFLMQFQADVLEIPVERPMMNDITVQGVAFAAGLAVGFWHSYTALVQQRQIDRVFEPGKGMEDALANFATWQKPVKRTLAWVD; encoded by the coding sequence ATGCCAAAAGGCTTGAAGAAGAGAAATTCGCGCTCATCAATTTATTTTTTCTGGCGATGGCGTAACCGTATGAGTGCTAGAGGAGCCGTTTTCGGCATTACCGCCAGCGTTCAACCACAGCATCTAGTCCGCGCCGTACTGTCGGCGATCGCTTACCAAGTCCTGGAAGTGGTGCAAGCAATTAACGCCTCTAGCAGCACACCAATGGGACGATTAATCGTCGATGGTGGTGCTTGCGAGAGCAATTTCCTCATGCAGTTCCAGGCTGATGTGTTAGAAATTCCCGTAGAACGCCCGATGATGAACGATATAACAGTACAGGGCGTTGCATTCGCAGCGGGTTTGGCTGTGGGATTTTGGCATAGCTATACAGCACTCGTGCAGCAAAGGCAGATTGACCGAGTGTTTGAGCCTGGTAAGGGGATGGAGGATGCACTAGCTAACTTTGCTACTTGGCAAAAACCAGTGAAACGCACTCTAGCATGGGTGGATTAG
- a CDS encoding RNA-guided endonuclease InsQ/TnpB family protein — translation MRTSYQYRLKPTKRQAEIIDNTLDMLRCQYNYQLAQRFDWYEQNRCSIDRCSLVVCHIPELKDKPNRFSQQATLTQLKKDRPWYKSIHSQVLQEVSKKVELAFDKWLKGDCNGKKSGKPRFKGKGQYKTFTYPQFKKEHFQNNQITLSKIGTVKVIVHRQIPNGFDIKTMSVTKKADGYYVTLSLEAQTVPTVKPDFDAKNIVGIDVGLIDFYVASDNTRIAAPKYLRKAERKLKSAQRKVSRRQKGSNRRKKAINKLSKQHKKVADTRKDFHFKTAKSLLDKYDVIAVEKLNIKGLAKSRLAKSVNDAGWGQFISILTVRADNAGLKVVAINPSGTSQECSNCGSKVIKPLSQRMHNCPNCNISLCRDLNASIIIKNRGTHDLKAQIMSSTKSL, via the coding sequence GTGAGAACATCCTATCAATACCGATTAAAGCCGACTAAAAGACAAGCTGAAATTATTGACAATACATTAGATATGCTGCGCTGTCAGTATAATTATCAGCTGGCTCAAAGGTTTGATTGGTATGAGCAAAACAGATGCTCTATAGATAGATGTTCTCTAGTTGTTTGCCATATCCCAGAACTTAAGGACAAGCCGAATAGATTTAGTCAACAAGCAACACTAACCCAACTAAAAAAAGACCGTCCTTGGTACAAAAGCATTCACTCTCAGGTATTGCAAGAAGTATCCAAAAAAGTTGAATTAGCGTTTGATAAATGGTTGAAAGGAGATTGTAACGGGAAAAAATCAGGTAAACCTAGATTTAAAGGTAAAGGACAGTATAAAACATTTACCTACCCACAATTCAAAAAGGAGCATTTTCAAAATAATCAAATAACTCTATCAAAAATTGGTACAGTAAAAGTCATTGTTCATCGTCAAATACCAAATGGCTTTGATATTAAAACCATGTCTGTCACCAAAAAAGCCGATGGATATTATGTAACTCTAAGCCTTGAAGCTCAAACAGTCCCAACAGTCAAACCTGATTTTGACGCTAAGAATATTGTAGGAATTGATGTAGGTCTTATTGATTTTTATGTTGCCTCTGACAATACCAGAATTGCTGCGCCAAAATATCTACGCAAGGCTGAACGTAAATTAAAGTCGGCACAGCGTAAGGTTTCAAGACGCCAAAAGGGTTCTAATCGTCGGAAAAAAGCTATTAACAAACTGAGTAAGCAACATAAAAAAGTTGCTGATACTCGTAAAGATTTTCATTTCAAAACAGCTAAGTCCCTACTTGATAAGTATGACGTTATTGCTGTTGAAAAACTAAATATCAAAGGATTAGCTAAGTCTAGGCTAGCCAAAAGTGTAAACGATGCTGGATGGGGTCAATTTATTTCAATACTTACAGTCAGAGCCGACAATGCTGGGCTGAAAGTAGTTGCTATAAATCCCAGCGGTACTTCGCAGGAATGCTCTAATTGTGGTTCCAAGGTAATAAAACCACTATCTCAAAGAATGCACAATTGCCCTAATTGTAATATCAGTTTGTGCAGGGATCTAAATGCCTCTATAATCATAAAGAATCGTGGGACGCACGATCTAAAAGCTCAGATAATGTCTTCAACGAAGAGTCTCTGA
- a CDS encoding M4 family metallopeptidase, whose amino-acid sequence MARKKQKSPLLHSQSLLNTRCPICCIIPPHLLESIVVNGESQQRNWAFLTLDISAQLRGRRKAVGNFFFAPSPGVKRRTIYDAKRTQNLPGVLVRSEGEPPTTDIAVNEAYDATGATYDLFYDVFERNSIDDKGLRLDSTVHFGVNYDNAFWNGDQMVYGDGDGNLFQRFTKCIDIIAHELSHGITQFEAALEYNGEPGALNESFADVFGILVKQRVQNETALEADWIIGEGLLAPNIKGVGIRSLKAPGTAYDDPVMGKDPQPAHMKDKFLGEEDNGGVHINSGIPNHAFYLAAVEIGGYAWEKAGKIWYVSLRDRLRDKSDFKTAAETTIKVAGELYGIESPEKAAVENAWRQVGVI is encoded by the coding sequence ATGGCGCGAAAAAAGCAGAAATCACCTCTGTTGCATTCTCAATCTCTACTAAATACTAGATGTCCCATTTGTTGCATCATCCCGCCCCATTTGCTGGAAAGTATCGTTGTCAATGGCGAATCTCAGCAACGTAATTGGGCTTTTCTGACCTTAGATATCTCTGCACAACTGCGCGGACGGCGGAAGGCCGTTGGTAATTTCTTCTTTGCTCCCTCCCCTGGAGTCAAGCGCCGCACTATCTACGATGCTAAACGTACCCAAAACCTGCCTGGTGTATTGGTGCGTAGTGAGGGTGAACCTCCCACCACTGATATAGCTGTGAATGAGGCTTATGACGCTACAGGTGCTACTTATGACTTATTTTATGATGTGTTTGAGCGCAATTCGATTGATGATAAAGGACTGCGTTTAGATTCTACGGTGCATTTTGGGGTCAATTATGACAACGCCTTTTGGAATGGCGACCAGATGGTTTATGGTGATGGCGACGGCAACTTATTTCAACGCTTCACTAAATGCATTGATATCATTGCCCATGAGCTAAGTCATGGTATTACCCAGTTTGAAGCAGCTTTAGAATATAACGGTGAACCAGGGGCGTTAAATGAATCTTTTGCTGATGTCTTCGGTATTTTAGTCAAACAGCGGGTGCAAAATGAAACCGCCTTAGAGGCAGACTGGATCATTGGGGAGGGTTTGTTAGCACCGAATATCAAGGGTGTTGGTATCCGCTCTTTGAAAGCACCAGGAACAGCTTATGATGACCCAGTAATGGGTAAAGATCCCCAACCGGCACATATGAAAGACAAGTTTCTGGGTGAGGAAGATAATGGTGGGGTGCATATAAACTCCGGTATCCCCAATCATGCTTTTTACCTAGCGGCGGTGGAGATTGGCGGCTATGCCTGGGAGAAAGCTGGTAAAATTTGGTATGTGAGTTTGCGCGATCGCCTCCGCGATAAATCAGACTTTAAAACAGCTGCCGAGACAACTATCAAAGTTGCTGGGGAACTCTACGGTATTGAAAGCCCAGAAAAAGCAGCAGTGGAGAATGCTTGGCGACAGGTGGGTGTAATCTAG
- a CDS encoding GlsB/YeaQ/YmgE family stress response membrane protein codes for MELLWFILIGLVAGWLAGQLVKGGGFGPVGDIIVGVIGSLLGGYLFRTLGVSAGGGLLGSLIIATIGAVVFLFVLRLIKRA; via the coding sequence ATGGAATTACTTTGGTTTATCTTGATTGGCCTAGTTGCCGGATGGCTAGCGGGGCAATTAGTTAAAGGTGGTGGATTTGGACCTGTTGGAGACATCATAGTTGGTGTTATCGGCTCGTTGCTGGGCGGTTATCTCTTCCGCACTCTAGGGGTGTCTGCTGGTGGTGGGTTGCTCGGTAGCTTGATCATCGCGACGATTGGTGCAGTGGTTTTCTTATTTGTGTTGCGCCTAATCAAAAGAGCTTAG